Proteins from a genomic interval of Clostridium scatologenes:
- a CDS encoding SufB/SufD family protein produces the protein MLDALDKSMLDQMSGLHELPIGAYNIRKNGEKAARNTTANIDIVTKEDKPGINIIVKPGTKNESVHIPVIITQEGLNDVVYNTFEIGEGSDVLIVAGCGIHNPGDTKSQHDGVHEFFIRKGARIKYVEKHFGEGNGNGERVLNPKTIIEVEEGGYAELELVQIKGVDSTKRDTEIKLHKDAKVVVIERLLTYKNQDAESIINVEMVGKDSSAQIISRSVARDDSRQMFHLNMSGYERCRGHIQCDSIIMDKARVESIPKISAFHSDSQLIHEAAIGRIANDQLIKLMSLGLSEKEAEDTILNGFLK, from the coding sequence ATGTTGGATGCGTTAGATAAAAGTATGTTAGATCAAATGTCAGGACTTCATGAATTGCCAATCGGTGCTTATAATATAAGAAAAAATGGAGAAAAGGCTGCAAGAAACACTACAGCAAATATAGACATAGTAACAAAAGAAGATAAACCTGGTATAAATATAATAGTAAAACCTGGGACTAAAAATGAAAGTGTACATATACCTGTAATTATAACACAGGAAGGCTTAAACGATGTTGTATATAATACTTTTGAAATTGGTGAAGGATCAGATGTGCTTATAGTAGCAGGCTGTGGTATACATAATCCAGGTGATACAAAATCTCAACATGATGGAGTTCATGAATTTTTTATTAGAAAAGGTGCTCGTATAAAATATGTAGAGAAACACTTTGGAGAAGGTAATGGAAATGGTGAAAGAGTATTGAATCCTAAAACAATAATCGAGGTTGAAGAAGGAGGATATGCAGAACTAGAATTAGTTCAAATAAAAGGGGTAGACAGTACTAAAAGGGATACAGAAATAAAACTTCATAAAGATGCTAAAGTTGTAGTAATAGAAAGACTTCTTACATATAAGAATCAAGATGCAGAGTCTATAATAAATGTAGAAATGGTAGGGAAAGACTCTTCTGCACAAATAATTTCTCGTTCTGTAGCTAGAGATGATTCAAGGCAAATGTTTCATTTAAATATGTCTGGATATGAAAGATGTAGAGGTCATATACAATGCGATTCCATAATAATGGATAAAGCTAGAGTAGAATCTATACCTAAAATATCAGCATTCCATTCAGATTCTCAACTTATACATGAAGCTGCCATAGGAAGAATTGCTAACGACCAGCTCATAAAGCTTATGTCTTTAGGACTTTCAGAAAAAGAAGCAGAAGACACGATATTAAATGGATTCCTAAAATAG
- a CDS encoding YeiH family protein, producing the protein MKTTNNKLYGIILALIIAIPAWIIGNAFPIIGSPVLGILFGMILAFWKRPSYFNTGVTFTAKKLLQYSIILMGFGMNLFNVFKVGKQTILLMLFTLTAAFITAYIAGKLLKINGKTATLIGVGSSICGGSAIAATAPVINANEQEVAHSISTIFLFNAIAAFLFPFLGHLFDMSNQCFGLWAGTAVNDTSSVVAAGYSYSTAAGNLAVIVKLTRTLAIVPITLALAIYTSKKESKGKKGSYSISKIFPWFVLGFVAASVINTFIPIPAALTKFLSEAGKFVIVMAMVSVGLNTNIVELVKNGVRPIVLGFTCWVVLALTSLGVQHFIMGIF; encoded by the coding sequence ATGAAAACAACAAATAACAAATTATATGGGATTATACTTGCTCTAATTATAGCAATTCCAGCATGGATAATTGGAAATGCTTTTCCTATTATAGGAAGCCCTGTACTTGGCATCTTATTTGGAATGATTTTAGCCTTTTGGAAAAGACCAAGCTATTTTAATACAGGAGTAACCTTTACTGCAAAGAAGTTACTTCAATATTCAATTATTCTTATGGGATTTGGCATGAATCTTTTCAATGTTTTTAAAGTAGGAAAGCAAACAATTCTTTTAATGCTTTTTACACTAACAGCAGCATTCATTACTGCTTATATTGCAGGTAAATTATTAAAAATAAATGGGAAAACAGCAACCTTGATTGGTGTTGGTTCTTCCATATGTGGTGGCTCAGCTATTGCAGCAACAGCTCCAGTTATTAATGCAAATGAGCAAGAAGTTGCTCATTCTATATCAACCATATTTCTTTTCAATGCTATTGCAGCCTTTTTATTTCCATTCCTTGGACATTTATTTGACATGAGCAATCAATGCTTTGGACTTTGGGCTGGAACAGCTGTTAATGATACTTCATCTGTAGTAGCTGCTGGCTATTCTTACAGCACTGCAGCAGGTAATCTTGCAGTTATAGTAAAACTTACAAGAACCTTAGCAATTGTTCCAATTACTTTGGCACTTGCTATTTATACTTCTAAAAAAGAATCTAAAGGTAAAAAAGGATCTTACAGTATTAGCAAAATATTCCCTTGGTTTGTACTTGGATTTGTAGCTGCCTCTGTAATAAACACATTTATTCCTATACCAGCTGCACTTACTAAGTTTTTATCAGAAGCTGGAAAATTCGTAATTGTAATGGCAATGGTGTCTGTAGGATTAAATACTAATATTGTAGAACTTGTTAAGAATGGTGTAAGACCAATTGTATTAGGTTTTACATGTTGGGTTGTTTTAGCACTTACTTCACTTGGAGTACAGCATTTTATAATGGGAATTTTTTAA
- a CDS encoding LysR family transcriptional regulator, producing MTLRHFKIFVAVCDKMNMTKASDTLFMSQSAVSQAISELENHYGLRLFERLSKKLYITQAGEKLLSYARYIIKLNIELENEMKTLNEKGSIRIGASVTVGAYVLPKLVSHFQRENTEVDIQVYEENTTKIEKMLLHDEIDLALVEGETTNSDIINKPFMNDELVLICGSNHRFSKLSYIEPHELEKEKFIIREEGSGTRKTFEDKMIENQLTWKVIWVCNNTDTIKTAVAENLGVSVISRNSVMNELNSGILCEIPIKGIKFKRQFKIIYHKNKYLTEIMQHFMDYCEAKYK from the coding sequence ATGACTTTAAGACACTTTAAAATATTTGTTGCTGTATGTGACAAAATGAACATGACGAAGGCTTCTGACACATTATTTATGTCTCAATCGGCAGTTAGCCAGGCAATTTCTGAACTTGAAAATCACTATGGGCTGCGCCTTTTTGAACGGCTTTCGAAAAAACTTTATATAACTCAGGCAGGAGAAAAATTGCTCAGCTATGCTAGATATATTATTAAATTAAATATAGAGCTTGAAAATGAAATGAAAACTCTGAATGAAAAAGGATCTATACGTATTGGTGCAAGTGTTACCGTTGGAGCTTATGTACTTCCTAAACTTGTTTCACATTTTCAAAGAGAAAATACTGAAGTTGATATACAAGTGTATGAAGAAAACACTACGAAAATTGAAAAAATGCTTCTTCATGATGAAATTGATTTAGCACTTGTAGAAGGAGAAACAACAAATTCAGATATTATAAACAAGCCATTTATGAATGATGAACTTGTACTTATTTGTGGATCTAATCATAGATTTTCAAAACTATCTTACATTGAACCTCATGAGCTTGAAAAGGAAAAGTTTATTATTCGTGAAGAGGGGAGCGGAACTCGTAAAACCTTTGAGGATAAAATGATAGAAAACCAATTAACATGGAAAGTTATCTGGGTTTGTAATAATACGGATACTATAAAAACTGCAGTTGCAGAAAATTTAGGAGTTTCAGTGATTTCAAGAAATTCAGTAATGAATGAATTAAATTCTGGAATTCTTTGTGAAATACCTATAAAAGGTATAAAATTTAAAAGACAGTTTAAAATCATATATCATAAGAATAAGTATTTAACAGAAATAATGCAGCATTTTATGGATTATTGTGAAGCAAAGTATAAATAA
- a CDS encoding prolipoprotein diacylglyceryl transferase encodes MHPILFKFGPITVYSYGFMIAIGILAALLLSTYRAKKLGFNEDVIIDLGIYGIIGGFIGSKLLFWIVEFQSVIHEPKYIFETLTSGFVVYGGIMGGILTGYAYCKKKKLDFWAYLDLIVPAIALAQGFGRIGCFETGCCFGRETGSVLGIVFEKSLYAPNGVPLIPTQLFSSAGDFIIAGILLYYSSKCKRKGQVSGLYMILYSIGRFIIEIFRGDQRGNVGFLSTSQFICIFILFIGIYVFGFANKEKNN; translated from the coding sequence ATGCATCCAATACTATTTAAATTTGGTCCAATTACTGTATACAGTTACGGCTTTATGATAGCCATAGGTATATTAGCAGCATTGCTGTTATCAACATATAGAGCGAAAAAATTAGGTTTTAATGAAGATGTAATCATAGACTTGGGTATATATGGAATAATAGGAGGCTTTATAGGATCTAAACTTTTATTTTGGATAGTAGAATTTCAAAGTGTAATTCATGAACCTAAATATATCTTTGAAACGTTAACTAGCGGATTTGTAGTATATGGAGGTATAATGGGAGGTATTTTAACAGGGTATGCCTATTGTAAAAAAAAGAAGTTAGATTTTTGGGCCTATTTAGATTTAATAGTACCAGCAATTGCGTTAGCTCAAGGTTTTGGAAGAATAGGATGTTTTGAAACAGGCTGCTGCTTTGGAAGAGAAACGGGTAGTGTTTTGGGTATAGTGTTTGAAAAATCTTTATATGCACCAAATGGAGTACCACTAATACCTACACAGCTTTTTTCAAGTGCAGGAGATTTTATAATAGCAGGTATACTTCTTTATTACTCATCAAAATGTAAAAGAAAAGGACAAGTATCAGGACTCTATATGATTTTATATAGTATAGGAAGATTTATTATTGAAATATTTAGAGGAGATCAAAGAGGTAATGTTGGATTTTTATCAACTTCACAATTTATTTGTATATTTATATTGTTTATAGGTATTTATGTTTTTGGTTTTGCTAATAAAGAAAAAAATAATTAG
- a CDS encoding ROK family protein, giving the protein MKKILKKLSNRELETLNIIQKKALITKKNIQAITGMTLTTLNRVMKSLEDKKLIAEAGISKSTGGRKAVKYSVVENGLYAIGVDISRTYVRIIILNLKMTILAKEEFFMNDTFSPEKTVEKIGNLINEKLLKLSIDKSEVLGIGIGTVGPLDREKGIMLNPENFFNGGWRNVPIRNMFEKKTLLPCFIDNGTNAAVLAEYLFGKGKDLKNVVYIHCGIGIRSSVINNGIIIRTMRDSEDSFAHMVVDFNGEKCSCGNKGCLDSYSSINAIVKSFNSILKNNSNSVNEEIKEEDYNKILELAVHNNKTAVEIINKGAEILGVGLANMVRILNPQLVILYGTLIKNYKLYYNKCIDAFNKNNCLNNDVIFSDGGEFKENAIAVGSGLIVIENYLKKTGIGGK; this is encoded by the coding sequence ATGAAGAAAATTTTAAAAAAGTTGTCAAATAGAGAATTAGAAACTCTAAACATAATTCAAAAAAAAGCTTTAATCACAAAGAAAAATATACAAGCTATAACAGGTATGACATTGACTACTTTGAATAGAGTAATGAAAAGTCTTGAAGACAAAAAATTAATAGCTGAGGCAGGCATATCCAAGTCAACAGGAGGTAGAAAAGCAGTAAAATATAGCGTGGTAGAAAATGGGCTATATGCTATAGGAGTTGATATATCAAGAACTTATGTAAGGATAATTATATTAAATTTGAAAATGACAATTTTAGCAAAAGAAGAGTTTTTTATGAATGATACTTTTTCTCCAGAGAAGACTGTTGAAAAAATTGGAAATTTAATAAATGAAAAATTATTGAAACTATCAATAGATAAAAGTGAAGTATTAGGTATAGGAATAGGTACTGTAGGACCATTGGATAGAGAGAAAGGTATTATGTTAAATCCTGAAAATTTTTTTAATGGAGGTTGGCGCAATGTTCCTATAAGAAATATGTTTGAAAAGAAAACTTTACTTCCATGTTTTATAGATAATGGAACTAATGCTGCTGTTTTAGCTGAGTACTTATTTGGCAAGGGAAAAGATTTAAAAAATGTTGTATATATACATTGTGGAATTGGAATAAGATCATCAGTTATAAATAATGGAATCATTATTAGAACCATGAGGGATTCAGAAGATTCATTTGCACATATGGTTGTAGATTTCAATGGTGAAAAGTGTAGTTGTGGTAATAAAGGATGCTTAGACAGTTATTCTTCTATTAATGCAATAGTTAAAAGTTTTAATTCAATATTAAAAAATAATAGCAACAGTGTAAATGAAGAAATAAAAGAAGAAGATTATAATAAAATATTAGAACTGGCAGTGCATAATAATAAAACTGCTGTAGAAATTATTAATAAAGGTGCTGAAATTCTAGGAGTCGGACTTGCTAATATGGTGAGAATATTAAATCCTCAATTGGTGATTTTATATGGTACCTTAATTAAAAATTATAAATTGTATTACAATAAATGTATTGATGCATTTAATAAAAATAACTGCTTAAATAATGATGTTATATTTAGTGATGGAGGTGAATTTAAAGAAAATGCCATAGCAGTTGGTTCTGGATTAATAGTAATAGAAAATTATCTAAAAAAAACAGGCATTGGGGGAAAGTAA
- a CDS encoding sulfite exporter TauE/SafE family protein, with protein sequence MVIIALKIFIISIIAGVLGSILGLGGGIIITPVLTLFFGIDIKYAIGASIVSVIATSSGAAIAYIKDKITNIRIGMFLEMATTTGAITGAFLSGMISTKYLYLIFGMVLLYSAVNMIKKSKSELPKNVETHPIAEKLNLNGAYYDKVLNQEIQYNVTGVYGGFGMMYVAGVISGLLGIGSGIFKVMAMDLFMKLPLKVSSATSNFMIGVTAAASAGVYLIRGDIDPKISAPVALGVLFGATIGTKVMQNLKSKTIRKIFIPVVVYVSVEMIIKGLGV encoded by the coding sequence ATGGTTATAATAGCTTTAAAAATATTTATCATATCAATTATAGCAGGAGTATTAGGTTCAATTCTTGGCCTTGGAGGTGGCATTATAATTACACCAGTACTGACTTTATTCTTTGGAATAGATATAAAATATGCTATAGGTGCAAGTATAGTATCAGTAATTGCTACTTCAAGTGGAGCAGCTATTGCCTATATAAAAGACAAAATAACAAATATAAGGATAGGTATGTTTCTTGAAATGGCTACAACAACAGGTGCAATTACAGGAGCGTTTTTAAGTGGAATGATTAGCACTAAATACCTTTACTTGATATTTGGTATGGTTTTATTATATTCTGCAGTTAACATGATTAAAAAATCAAAAAGTGAACTTCCTAAAAATGTAGAAACACATCCTATAGCTGAAAAACTTAATTTAAATGGAGCTTATTATGATAAAGTTTTAAATCAGGAAATTCAATATAATGTTACTGGTGTCTATGGTGGATTTGGTATGATGTATGTGGCAGGAGTTATATCAGGACTTCTTGGTATAGGAAGTGGGATATTTAAGGTTATGGCTATGGATTTATTTATGAAGCTTCCTCTAAAGGTATCCAGTGCTACTAGCAATTTTATGATAGGAGTAACTGCAGCTGCAAGTGCTGGTGTGTATTTAATTAGAGGAGACATAGATCCTAAAATTTCTGCTCCTGTAGCTTTAGGAGTTTTATTTGGAGCAACTATTGGAACTAAAGTTATGCAGAATTTAAAGAGTAAAACTATAAGAAAAATATT